From Juglans regia cultivar Chandler chromosome 8, Walnut 2.0, whole genome shotgun sequence, the proteins below share one genomic window:
- the LOC109008273 gene encoding protein EXPRESSION OF TERPENOIDS 1-like has protein sequence MAGFFYLGGREGQQNKQEEEEEEKQERNLFLYRNEEICNKGFELWPQYYSQQQNLSNYYSFGVGPSRRNPNSVSDNHEPSRSGFALISQAGGLGGGMNCQDCGNQAKKDCSHLRCRTCCKSRGFQCQTHVKSTWVPAAKRRERQQQLTALQQQIQPHDQQHEQDQHQEQQQQLRGDNPKRQQRDKQLGAAPLACTRIPNTTSGLELGQFPAEVNSPAVFRCVRVSAMEDPDEQYAYQTAVNIGGHVFKGILYDQGRDDRYTPGGESSSGGDGGGAQHLNLIMGGPTTATTTTTTATTSNPSATLLDPSLYPASLNAFMAGTQFFPPPRS, from the exons ATGGCTGGGTTTTTCTATCTAGGTGGACGAGAAGGCCAGCAAAACAAacaagaggaggaagaagaagagaagcaaGAGCGGAACCTGTTTTTGTACAGAAACGAGGAGATCTGCAACAAAGGGTTTGAGTTATGGCCACAGTACTATTCGCAGCAGCAAAACTTGAGCAACTATTACTCGTTTGGAGTGGGTCCTAGTCGAAGAAACCCCAACAGCGTCTCTGATAATCATGAGCCGTCAAGATCCGGATTCGCGTTGATAAGTCAGGCCGGAGGACTAGGAGGAGGCATGAATTGCCAAGACTGTGGAAACCAAGCCAAGAAAGACTGTTCCCATCTCAGATGCAGGACATGTTGCAAGAGCCGAGGGTTTCAGTGCCAAACCCACGTAAAGAGCACTTGGGTTCCTGCAGCTAAAAGGCGCGAGCGGCAACAACAGCTCACAGCTTTACAACAACAGATACAGCCACATGACCAACAACACGAGCAAGATCAACATCAAGAACAACAGCAACAGTTACGAGGAGACAATCCCAAAAGGCAGCAGAGAGACAAGCAATTAGGAGCGGCCCCTCTTGCTTGCACCCGTATACCCAACACCACGTCAG GGTTGGAACTGGGACAATTTCCAGCTGAGGTGAACTCTCCAGCGGTCTTTCGCTGTGTAAGAGTAAGCGCGATGGAAGATCCGGACGAGCAGTACGCGTATCAAACAGCTGTAAACATTGGAGGACATGTTTTCAAGGGAATTCTCTACGATCAAGGCCGCGACGATCGTTACACCCCAGGCGGGGAGAGCTCCTCAGGCGGCGATGGAGGCGGAGCTCAACATCTTAATCTCATTATGGGAGGCCCCACCACTGCCACCACCACCACGACGACAGCAACCACTAGTAACCCATCTGCTACGTTGCTGGATCCTTCACTATATCCAGCTTCGCTCAATGCTTTCATGGCTGGTACGCAATTCTTCCCTCCCCCCAGATCGTAG